In the genome of Anguilla anguilla isolate fAngAng1 chromosome 15, fAngAng1.pri, whole genome shotgun sequence, the window TAGGCGGGTGGGTAGCCGCTTCACGCTTTCCGCACACCCCTCGGACACATGTGGCGGATCAGCGGGGGAGCCCGGCGACGGCGACAGGAAACAGGGCAGCTGCCGGACCTTCGGGTGTGAAACccccactgacccccccccccccctcccccagaggcCCCCTCATTACGCCCCGGTCGGGGGGTTTAACTGCCAGGCCCGGGCCGTTAATCACCGCGGCGCCGTTAGCGGGTCCAGCGGCCTGACTCGCTCCCCGTCCGCGCGCCTGCGTCTCTGCACAGCCTCAGCGCAGGCTGTCCACAGCCTCCCCATAAACCTGCGCGCCCTAATGCCTTTCAAATGGCCGCAATTAAGCTCTGCGTGCCACACCTTCAGGACTGtactgccatattttttttctcgttaAAAATGGTCTGTTTCACTCTTTAAAAAGACtgtatgaaaaacagaaataatgaacCCTAGGACTAACACTTGATTGTCTAGGGAAAgtaacagaaaattaaagaGGGGGGTCCTCAGAGCTTGTGTGAAAAGAAGAGTAGTAGTACAAAgcgaacaaacaaaaataaaatagaacattttcGGCTTTTTAAAAGTAGTGAGCGAATGAACAAGTGAGTCAAAGGAACAAATCTTTTGAACAAAGTCAAATTTGAGCTTGGAAACACTGACAGCACAAGTGAAAAAACAAGGTCACTCAGAAATGTGCGTGAGGTAACGACTTGAAACGGGGCGCAAGTTAGATTTTCAACGTGCAGTAGTGATTGCATATCcgaatgttaatttaaaaaatgcaaatgtttattttttcctaatcgaaatacatttgaatatctATACTAAATTTGACAGCCCTATTTATCAGTGCTGAATGAATTTTTAGCCTGTTGTCATGCGCATCTGTTTgcacacatctgtgtgtgcatgtatgtgtgtatgcgtgtctgtgtgtgtgtgtgtgcttgtgtatgtgtgcgggtgtgtgtgtgtgtgtgtggtctgtccAGTCAATGTGCTAGGCAGATGAGGAAGAGGCATTTGGACAGAGGGAGGACCGTAATACAGTGTAGCTAATTCTCCATAAAACAGAGCCAAATATCTGCAGGGATAATGACAGCACAACACATCCAGCTTTCAGCTGCAGCTGGACCTGCATTCCTCTGCTTGCTCTGCCGCAGGTTCCCTGACTGGCAGGATACTCCATCCCATTCTGTGCAACACATGAGCAGTGCTAATCATAAGGATAGCCACTTGATGCATTTGGTCTCACAGGACACTCCAGTCATCCTGTATGAGTAGTAATAAAGCCTAACGGTGTATATTTTATGGACTGGTCTCGCGATCTATACCATGAGAATGTGTATTGGATGCGGATAGGTTTGGACTTACAGCTAAAGCCATGAGGCTGTGAATCTCCTGCATTTGGACCCATGGCTCTATTGTGCAAGACTGCAGACTCGCAGTCTGATATGCATGTTGCGCATTCGACGCATTCGACGCATCTGGACTCACGTGATTCTCCGGCCATCTGCAGCAGGATGTCGATGGAGACCCCCAGCAGGCCCCGGCCCCCCCCGCGCAGGTGTGCCAGGACCACAGGTAACGCTCTGTACTGCAGGAAGAGCTCTCGTCCCTCCTCGCTCCGCAGGTCGTCATGGAGACTGTCCAGCGCCTGCGCCAGGATGTCCGCTGTAGCAAAGAGGGAGGGCGGAGTCAAACACTGAACCAGGAGGAAGCAGCGAGAAGTCTGCATTACAGAGCTTAATGCTCCATTCCGGTTTTTCACTCGGGTTCGGTATTTCTGCATTGGCAGTTCACATTCATGTCTGTAAGgaagtggttctcaaacttggtccgGGAGGCCCCTGTGTACGCTGGTTTTCGATCCaatcacaattgcaatcccagtattttaacaagctgttaattttttttttaagtggctGCATTTCATGCTTTAGAGGGACTATTTActctcttaaaccacattatggcAGAAACAGCTATGCATGCCAcgaagaataaaattcccatgatcttattgtgctatattgaaCCTGCCAAGAGCTTCTTTAAGTGAAGACTGATCACAGCTGCCTTTACTGTTCTTCAGCACTctgtacattttacatgtgtgtgcaccTTTCCAACAACAAGAGCTGTAAAAGGCAGTGAATACAAACAACTCACAACTAAGCAGTGGGAGTAAAGCAGGGAATGAAGCTGGGTGCTTGGACAATGCAGGTTCAGTAAAAGAACAGACATGAGCAGGTTTACAGGACGTGCACATCTGATAGTTCCCAGATGCGATGCGTCCCGGGCACACATGCTGAAGtggcgtggggggagggggggaggtctTCACAGACCACTCCATCCTGCAAAGTCACTGCCCTCCGTCTGAACACATCCCACTCTCCCAAATGGTTTCAGAACCCCAGAGATCTGATGCGTCGGTGGCAGTGATTCTTTATTAGGGGTGACTCTCTGTGAGCTCACTTAAGACCTTTCAGAATAAAGCAATTCCAGCTTAAACGGGAGCCATTATATGTCACTTTGAAGGCACAGCCTCCCCATTCATCCCTTATTCAGAATTTCATAATCTGTCAATCGCGTGGCATAAATCAGCCAGAAGTCAAGTGGAATCACATGGCCAAAGTGCTTACAGCACTAGAGAATCCATCAGCGCTGCAGGCTCAGACTCCAGGTGGAAGACTGCGTTTGCTTTTATCTCCACAATCAGAAAAACAACACTGTACAACTACAGGGTAAGAGGTATAAGGTATGCACATCTGGACAAACTGTAAGCACACTGCTGACATGGTCTAAATAATTTACCAAGCAAATAATAGTAAAACAGTGAATCATTTAAAGTAGATCATCTTTTAGAGCTTCAGTTGCATGGTTATTGTAGCGTCACTTTCTTGTTTATGGTACATGTATTTTATAATCAGCCCTATTCCAGTGGCAGATGAGCTCGCCCGCAGGTTCTGCTTAAAGTTTCTTCCCATTACCAGCCAGGCAGGTTTTCCCTGCCACTGTGGCCTTAGGCGTGCTCTAAGGGGTTCAGGCTTGGATCTCTCTAAACCTGCTTTGTGCTTTTTGGAAAacgtgctatacaaataaaactgaatttaataaaaattgaataGTGCTTTGCACCAACTCTATGACAGATTAGCACTGTCTAAAAAAACTGCAACACTGCCCTCTACTGTAGACTTGGgcaaaatgatgaaattatttCTGCAAATTATTAAGCTGCCATGGTACCCTGGCTAACAGTGATCAGTgcgtatgtacagtatttggtGTAGGTCGCAGTGGTACCCTCGATAACAATGATCAGCacgtatgtacagtatttggtGTAGGCTGCGGTGTAACCCTGGCTAACAGTGATCAGCGTGTATTTACCTTGGCTTATAGTGCTGAGGATGATCAGTGTAGACAGGAACCTGGTGTGGAGACAGGGGCTTTTGAAGAGCGGCGATGCCTTGGTCCTGGTGGAGACAGGGGCATCGAAAGCGCCCCCCTGTGGGCCTGAACCACGGTACACCTCCTCCCCGAGCCTGCGCATGGTTGAGGTGAGGGTGAGCtgctacaaaatacaaaaaaaaacaacaggccCATTAAAGGACTGAAGCGGATTAGCTGGGTGAAGAACATGAGTGCATTTACCTGATTCATAAGCAcaagacctggctaacaacttTCTCAGACCTGCAGGTATAAatgcaacatcactaaagcagtAAACCCGGAGCCAAATTATGAATCCTGAATATGTACAAATTACATGCACAACAAGCTCTGAGTAGAGaaacataaaatcataaaaacagcATAACCTAAATGCATAGTTTCCTGGAATATGTGCGTCTaaatcacatgtacacacatactgcatgcacacacacctacacacacgctcGGAGTAGAGATACACTGAGTAgcatacacacaagcgcacgtacccacacgcatgcacacacacacacacatacgaacacacacacacacacacacacacacacacacctgggggcTGTTGTCCAGCTGCTTCAGAGACAGGTAGATGAATTTAAGAAGGGGTATCAGGAGCCCCTTGTCCACCGCTGGCACGAGCTGCAGCTGCTCTGTCAACATGGGCAGCACCTGGACCGGGACACGCCATCCACCAACACGGGCGCCAGGGAAACAACACGGAAAGAACAACAGGAGagataaatgcacacatttttaaagcatttaaaaattgGCTTTGATTTATAGCTGAATTCAATAAAACCACTTGTCTACTTGGACAAAAATACTGACTGCAATGTGTTAGGACAAAACGCACTAAAGTAAAccgtttggatttttaaaaggGATGAAAGAATACCCCCTCCAATGATATTTTAGCAGATGACATAGGTCAATTCCAGCGTGCTTAGCACGAGTATGAGGTGGGAAAGCCCAGGGTCTAATGTGGGGTGAACATGGCTACGGCTAACACGCGGCACTGTGAAAGCGCACCTTTGAACACCTCTCCTGTATGGAGCCCGTGTACAGGGGGAGAGCCTGCTGGGCGCCCTGGCCCGGTCCGTCCCCCTGTCCCGAGACCAGGTGGCAGTCTGTGACCCAATCCAGCAGCAGGACCAGCAGCTTCACCCCACTGGGGCTCGTAGAGGCCTGGGGGGGGTCCAGGCGATTACATCATTACAATAATGATACTTTCGTAAATATGAATTTCAATTTATCCCAACATCGGAAACCTGTGAAATGTGGGTCATGTTTTTACTGTTCCAAACCTGTCCCCGTTTGAGTAAAACCCAGCGGCCGCAGTACCTTGCTGGGTTTGGCGGGCAGCGAGGGCTTGTCCTGTTTGGAGGGTTTGGGCTCCTGGGTCTTGGACAGCACGCTTTCGCGGCCTTTGTGCGCCATCGAGTACTCGTACTTTCTCTGGAAGGGACACGCCACGTTTCATTCATAAATCCACAGTAACTCCAGACAAAGTTATACCTACATGAACACATGCACCGAATACAGACATCAACTACCCTTTACACGCATGCCAACATCAAACTGCTTCAGCAGCTGGCATTAGCTCTTTGAGAAAAACTTTTCAGTAAAAAATTCTTCTGTTGTGACGCATTAGTGTAATATCAAGGTCTTTGTTTCAGGCTTAAAAGAAAGATGTTGGCTGCAGCTTTTCCCACAGTAGGTGAGAGATGTTCACAGATCATGTGACCTGCTGGCATTGCTCACCTGTAGGTTCTCCAGGCGAGCTTGCACTTTCTTGGACTGGCTCTCCAGCTTTTTGTTCTGTTCAGTGACATCATTCAGCTGCAAACAGAAGATTCAGAGTTGACTGAGTGAACGTTGTGcttcagagagtgagagggcaCTTTATTAGTGGCCAAGGCGAAAAATCTAATTAGAAGAGCATTAtaagagattttattttattggatcATTGCTTATTTACTGGATGATTTACTGCCTTGTAATGCATGCACTGAATCCTAACACACAACTAAATAGAGACAGAAACTGTCAAAAGTGATGAGGATGATACATAAACCAAATATGCTTTTGAATGTATGTTTAGATATGTAAAAGTTTACTTCATTAAAATTGCAGAATAAAGCACTTGCCTGATTCCTCATGGTGTCATTTAACTCTTTGATGCTGTCAAAGCTGGCTTTGATCCTCCGGTTTTCTCTGGCCTTCTCTTTGAGAGCTTCACTGAGCTGCTGTACATCCTGCTGATACTGCTGCAAAGGACCattaaatacagaaacagacacatatACCTTTATATGGAGAAATCATTTACATAAGTTACAATGACAGCATTGTCAATGTAAATCATATAAACAGAGCTGATCATCTGATCggtttgtgttctgtgtgccaACGTGTTATTGCTCTGTGTACTTCAGCATTTTTCCATACCTTAAGGGGTCAGGGAATCATTTCAATTTTTCCCACATTGGCTCAAATTTAAAGAAGTCAGTTAAGGCCACTTATAAGCATTCTTTTAAACCTGAGGATTTCCACAGTAGCACCGAAGTGAGCTCTCACCTCCTGCAGCCCTCGCACCTGGCCAtgcgcctcctcctgctcctggcgGGGGCGCAGCAGCCGCGACTCCCTCTCCCGCAGACGCTCCTCCCACTCCTGCAACTGCGTGGCCCACTGCTGCTGGTGCGTCCGCTCCGTCTGCGCAGGCACACAGAGGGCACGCAGGTCACGGCGCTGCAGCGCAGACTTAGGACAGAGCTGCGCAGGTCTACACGTGACACGGGTCAGCTGTGTGAACGGGGCTTCAAGAACAGAGACCCTGCGGCGATCCCACCGAGCAGAAGAGGACCACTCCCATCTACAGAATGAACCCACCCGTCACTCACAAGAGCTGCAGCAATAATCAACAACGGGGCCCAAATTACAGGACccagaggtgggggagatcaaATATCCTGGGAGCAAAATTTAACGCACTCCGAGTCAATAAATCTCAGATGCCCCGTGTCACTAAGCAGCTGCAGGTCTGACCACAAGGGGGCTACTAGCAATCTGCGTGCCGGTGTGCCACCTACCTGCAGCTTTTCATAGATGTGCACCATCTCCTGGTACACCTGACTGATGTCAGCAGCGGACAGCGAGCTGCCCTGCGGGGAGGGCCGCTTCTGCTGCCTGTTAGCGGGCGCCGAGCCGCCAGTCCCACCAGACCCAGAGCCCTTCGCCAGGCAGGAGGGCAGGGTCACATCTGCAATAACATAAACATCAGGAGAACGAACAATATCAAATGTGACATAATGACAACGATAACACCAAGCTGTCATCTGACTCTCCTCCTGATGAATGCATCAACAGCAGAAACGCCACCCAGacctgtctctgtgtttatgTTGTTCTGGGTGTCGGACGTGTAGCCAGCTTCCTCTGCGCTGTgttcatcctcatcctcactgAGAGACTGGCTGTGCTCCCATTGGCCAACGCGGTCCAGCCTGGGAAAAGCACGggttacacatgcacatgcagcgaaatgttttaataatgccACGATGAGCACAAAAAACAGTTAAACGTTTAAATGATGTGAACGATGCAAAGTCAGCTAATCGATTTAATGCTATCATGACCGCAAGCAgcaaaacacttaaaaaatatCAAAGGTGCGAAGCCAGAGAAACATTTCAAACCGGGTAGTACTGAGATCCAGATGTTCTGGCTACACTTCACAGGCTCATTACCAATAACAGTAAGGGAAAGAAACTGGAGTCAAGGCCACAGATCTCTGGGTTTCTCGATGACTACCAATAAGTGTATATCATGGAAACTACCTCTCAGGAACATTCGTGACTGCTTGAAACAGCTCCTGCAAGGCTTTGTCGTAGCGTTTCCTGTGATGGTCTATGGAACCGTACAGTGGAGACTCTACTGTCCTTGCAATCCTGGTCTCTAGAGGAAAGTTTACAAGAATAAAATTGCTTTAGGATAATTACATTTAAGTAccaatttcatttcagaaacgAGAAataaacatccatccatttgTACTGCTAAACATTAGATATATTCCATAGATCTGACATTTTGATGCATTCCCTTTCTCTTTATAGACAGTAAAGTTATGTCAAACGAATACTACAGAAAGCTGCAAATGGCATTTTGCACAGCATTCCACCAAATTAATGTGTAGTTAGGCAGTTGCGGAATTAGCCAGCGAattcaattatatttaaatttaaaattaaaccaaTATACTGACTATCTTAAACACAATTATCATTAAACTTACTCACCATTACATTTCATGTTGTCAAGCCCAACACGTTCTCCTCGATTTACGTTCCTTTTGGACGCCTACAAAAATTGACTTGTCATTTAACGTTATCTAATAGTAGCAAACAACAATTGCCATCATTAGCTATTGATGGACTTATCATTTATCACGTATCTTTCACTCGTTGCAAAGTAAATTAACTGATCAGAAATGCTACTATTGCTAATAGAAATATGGTTGATAGACttaaatttaacaaaacataAGTGGCGAAGTTAAGTGGACGATATAGCCACAGCGATACAGTTGCCCTttaagctaacgttagcaagctaCTGGCGTTTCCAGAGAAGCGACGAGGTAGCTAGCCTCCTATTCAACGGCCTGGAACGGAcaacaaacaatgaaaacagcTAGATAGCAAAGTTACTACATAAATCATAGCGGACTACATTTGATTGCTATCTACTATTAACATAGCAAGCTGGCAGTGTTTCGTTTCTGCCACTGTACGAAACTACTTTGACCAGAGACTGTTTTCTTGTTAGCTTTTGCTTGAAAGGTTAACTTTAGCTAGGTGTTAACTTCCATAGCGCGACCATTTACCAGTTTTCTCTTGTTTAGGTATTTCTTCTTTAACATTTCCACTGTAAAGTCAATGCAGGTCTCTGACGACTCACTGCTCATCTTGCAATGTCACTCAATAAATTAGCAAAATTAAACTGCAGTTTATCATCTCGGAACGATTTCAAATTTCGTGCAGCTCACACTACCCGGAAGAAATACCGCACCAGATTACCCAACTCGACTACGCGCATTACCGTAACCCAACGAAGAAGGGGCAATAATGTCAAATACAACTCGCGCTCTACCTCAGCAAAATGAACGTGTTAATGGGatctcaaatttaaaaaaaactacagccTCAGTGTCTTTGGCTTAATTTGAACTAAAATCCAATTTAGGCTTTGGAAAGAGTTTGGATACCCTTGCTCACTAGGCGTTGATTGAGAACCCCAGTATATGGCCGTTATGGGATGCTAAACACTTGGATGACTTAATTCATTCTTTTAGAGGACTCTTGCTGAGGACAAAATGCACTCTACACCTACATTTTGCTAATGTATTGTTTAAACACTACAAAGAGGCCCATATCAATAGCATCCACTGCAGAGATttgtacaaatataatttatttccacCTAAAAGTTATTTCTGTAACTTCTTTTAcactttaaagaaaattaagagCTTAAGTATATAATTACTTGGAAATTGAGAGAATTTAATTATTCCAATCTGAAATGTAGTAAACATGATAGTCAGACATTCTTACAACTCAAAAAAAAGGACCGCATCCATCCAGCTGGTCTTAAACATCAAGTTGTATAAAGTGAACATTTTAGAGTGCTTTCCCATAAACCCCACTCTTATCACAAAAAAGCATCATTCCTGAAAAAATTCAATctccaaacacaaacatgacacCTAACCCCACAATGTATGCAACAGTACTACAATCCAAGCAGGAATATGTATTCATAAACTCATATTATGACTTAACTggtcttttgtttttcccccgCACATGAAAAAACTAGTTAGGGAGTTTACAAAGTATCTGGTTTCAGCTTTATTTCAACACATGCAAATAACctacatataaaacataaaaaagtaaaccatgtacatattacacacaaatacatcttAAGAAATTTACAGGTTTTGAATTAAGTAGCAAGTGCAACATTTATTTGAAGAGACTACTGCAGCTGTCCACAATCAGTAACGACTATCTTCTTACTCGGCTGGCCGTTCTTTGTGCCAAGCTCTCCCATCAGTTTCACAACGTCCATGCCGTCTTTGACAAAGCCAAAGGCGACGTGCTTGAAATCTAGGTGCTCTGCTTTCTTCATGGTGATGAAGAACTGGGAGTTGTTGGTGTCGCGGCCGCGGTTTGCCATGGACAGCAAGCCCGGGCCGGTGTGCTTCACATCAAAGTTCTCATCCTCAAACTTGTCCCCAAAGATGGACGTTCCTCCAGTCCCGTCCTGCTTGGTGATGTCTCCACCCTGGCAGTGGGGAAGGacaaaaaccataaatcaagGCCCTAAATGTTCTGCGTTTCTGACAGACGCAGACACGCATGAAAACAGGCATGCTCcgatttggatttttttggcaCTGATACAGATAGCTTATGCAGAGCCTATTTAAAAGACTCAGTGGAGGTTTGCTCAAAATGGAATTTTATACAATATAACTATTTCTTTGAATGGGAGGcgttcacacatacaaacaatcaAAAGTCATTTCAAGACTGTGTACTATCTATCTACTTGTTTGGGTCACAAACAGAATTTAATTAGCTACGTTTTAAGTGTGTCTAAAATGTTTAGAATCAGTGACCGGTATTTATTAGCCTACAGCAGGCTACAAAGCGCACCACCCCCTTCTCACGTCAATACACTTTACATCTCACACGCAGAGAAGCTGGTCATGCATCATTTTACTAGCCGTTTTGGATTGGCTGAATGAGCGATAAGCGTCGGCGGACGATCTAATGGAGCACCCCAACCCAAAAAACAATGAtagtatatgcatgcatgtacttctgtatatataaacatacacataaatgaaGCGCATTGAACACAGGAAACCATATCCATAGTGCTGCTCACCTGACACATGAAGTCTGGGATGATGCGGTGGAAGATGGAGCTGCGGAAGCAGAGTCCTCGCTCCCCGGTGCACAGGGACCGGAAGTTCTCGGCAGTCTTGGGCACGATGTGGGAGAAGAGTTCCATGGTGATCTTCCCCAGCGGCTCCCCGTCGGCAGCGACGCAGAAGAACACGATGGGGTTCCCCTCCCGGGAATGCTCCAGGACCCGAGACAGCTGGCTGAAGTCAGACTGGGCCATGCGGCTCAGGCACTCCTCAAACTTCCTCCTGAAGCATCCCGCCAGTTCCTCCGTCTTGAACTTCGCAGCCAGCTGCTCGACCTGCGCGCTCCCCTCTGCAGGGGGAGGGAACAAATAAGatgaaatgttgcattt includes:
- the LOC118214475 gene encoding coiled-coil domain-containing protein 138-like isoform X1, with the protein product MSSESSETCIDFTVEMLKKKYLNKRKLASKRNVNRGERVGLDNMKCNETRIARTVESPLYGSIDHHRKRYDKALQELFQAVTNVPERLDRVGQWEHSQSLSEDEDEHSAEEAGYTSDTQNNINTETDVTLPSCLAKGSGSGGTGGSAPANRQQKRPSPQGSSLSAADISQVYQEMVHIYEKLQTERTHQQQWATQLQEWEERLRERESRLLRPRQEQEEAHGQVRGLQEQYQQDVQQLSEALKEKARENRRIKASFDSIKELNDTMRNQLNDVTEQNKKLESQSKKVQARLENLQRKYEYSMAHKGRESVLSKTQEPKPSKQDKPSLPAKPSKASTSPSGVKLLVLLLDWVTDCHLVSGQGDGPGQGAQQALPLYTGSIQERCSKVLPMLTEQLQLVPAVDKGLLIPLLKFIYLSLKQLDNSPQQLTLTSTMRRLGEEVYRGSGPQGGAFDAPVSTRTKASPLFKSPCLHTRFLSTLIILSTISQADILAQALDSLHDDLRSEEGRELFLQYRALPVVLAHLRGGGRGLLGVSIDILLQMAGESRLLNSFLEACSTEDFFRCIATLLRNPRLDISLVEKASIILQKLSKIRKNKRLFELCSIHLTVQEMHRTVDPTHAFLAINLNSVLFNLGMMKRTPLCSSPADSP
- the LOC118214475 gene encoding coiled-coil domain-containing protein 138-like isoform X2, with protein sequence MKCNETRIARTVESPLYGSIDHHRKRYDKALQELFQAVTNVPERLDRVGQWEHSQSLSEDEDEHSAEEAGYTSDTQNNINTETDVTLPSCLAKGSGSGGTGGSAPANRQQKRPSPQGSSLSAADISQVYQEMVHIYEKLQTERTHQQQWATQLQEWEERLRERESRLLRPRQEQEEAHGQVRGLQEQYQQDVQQLSEALKEKARENRRIKASFDSIKELNDTMRNQLNDVTEQNKKLESQSKKVQARLENLQRKYEYSMAHKGRESVLSKTQEPKPSKQDKPSLPAKPSKASTSPSGVKLLVLLLDWVTDCHLVSGQGDGPGQGAQQALPLYTGSIQERCSKVLPMLTEQLQLVPAVDKGLLIPLLKFIYLSLKQLDNSPQQLTLTSTMRRLGEEVYRGSGPQGGAFDAPVSTRTKASPLFKSPCLHTRFLSTLIILSTISQADILAQALDSLHDDLRSEEGRELFLQYRALPVVLAHLRGGGRGLLGVSIDILLQMAGESRLLNSFLEACSTEDFFRCIATLLRNPRLDISLVEKASIILQKLSKIRKNKRLFELCSIHLTVQEMHRTVDPTHAFLAINLNSVLFNLGMMKRTPLCSSPADSP